The proteins below come from a single Argentina anserina chromosome 1, drPotAnse1.1, whole genome shotgun sequence genomic window:
- the LOC126804962 gene encoding topless-related protein 4-like encodes MSSLSRELVFLILQFLDEEKFKESVHKLEQESGFFFNMRYFEDMVTNGEWEELEKYLSGFTKVDDNRYSMKIFFEIRKQKYLEALDKRDRAKAVDILVKDLKVFAAFNEDLFKEITQLLTLDNFRDNEQLSKYGDTKSARGIMLAELKKLIEANPLFRDKLQFPTLKSSRLRTLINQSLNWQHQLCKNPRSNPDIKTLFVDHSCAQPNGARAPSPVTNHLMGAVPKTGGFPPLGAHGPFQPTPAALPTSLAGWMANPSPVPHPSASAGPIGLAAASNPGAHLKRPRTPPTNNPAMDYQTADSEHVLKRSRPFGVTDEANNLPVVYPNQSHGQSSYSTDDLPRNVVMTINPGSAVKSMDFHPGQQILLLVGTNVGDVMIYELPNHERIAIRNFKAWDLAQCSVALQATLANDYTASINRVVWSPDGNLFGVAYSKHIVHIYSYHGGDDLRNHLEIEAHAGSVNDLAFAYPNKQLCIVTCGGDGVIKVWDAVTGSKQHTFEGHEAPVYSVCPHHKESIQFIFSTATDGKIKAWLYDNMGSRVDYDAPGHSSTTMAYSADGTRLFSCGTNKEGESYLVEWNESEGAVKRTYHGLGKRSVGVVQFDTTKNRFLATGDEFMVKFWDMDNVNLLTSTDADGGLPASPSIRFNKEGILLAVSTSDNGIKILANSDGIRLLRTVESRTYDASRAASVAVAKAPAIGTFGSSNIMVGTSIGDRAAPVPAMVGLNNDSRSLADVKPRIVDESVEKSRIWKLTEINEPSQCRSLRLPDNLAAMRVSRLIYTNSGLAILALSSNAVHKLWKWQRNDRTAIGKATASIVPQLWQPASGILMTNDISDTNPEDAVSCFALSKNDSYVMSASGGKISLFNMMTFKTMTTFMPPPPAATYLAFHPQDNNIIAIGMEDSSIQIYNVRVDEVKTKLKGHQKRITGLAFSHVLNVLVSSGADSQLCVWNTDGWERQASKFLQIPSGRAAAPLADTRVQFHLDQIHLLAVHETQIAIYEAPKLECLKQWVPREANGPITHAAYSCDSQSIYVSFEDGSVGVLTATSLRLRCRILPAAYLPPNPSLRAYPLVVAAHPSDPNQFALGLSDGGVHVLEPLESEGKWGTSPPTENGAGPSTTSGVAGSDQPQR; translated from the exons ATGTCCTCGCTGAGCAGAGAGCTCGTTTTTCTCATACTTCAGTTTCTGGATGAAGAGAAATTCAAAGAGAGTGTTCACAA GTTGGAGCAAGAGTCAGGGTTTTTCTTTAATATGAGGTACTTTGAGGATATGGTGACGAATGGAGAGTGGGAGGAGCTGGAGAAGTACTTGTCTGGATTCACCAAGGTCGATGATAATCGATACTCGATGAAGATCTTTTTCGAGATTCGCAAGCAGAAGTACCTTGAGGCTTTGGACAA GAGGGACCGGGCGAAAGCTGTGGATATTTTAGTGAAGGACTTGAAAGTGTTTGCGGCATTCAATGAGGATCTTTTTAAGGAAATTACGCAGCTGCTGACTCTGGATAACTTTAG GGATAATGAACAGTTGTCTAAATATGGTGATACAAAGTCGGCGAGGGGTATAATGCTTGCTGAACTGAAAAAGTTAATAGAGGCTAACCCATTGTTTCGCGACAAACTTCAATTTCCTACTCTGAAGAGCTCGAGGTTGCGGACTCTTATCAATCAGAG CTTAAACTGGCAGCACCAGCTTTGTAAGAATCCAAGGTCTAACCCTGACATAAAGACCCTATTTGTAGACCATAGCTGTGCACAACCCAATGGTGCCAGGGCCCCGTCCCCTGTTACTAATCATTTAATGGGGGCAGTCCCAAAGACAGGGGGTTTCCCACCACTTGGTGCTCATGGG CCCTTTCAGCCCACACCAGCTGCGCTTCCAACATCTCTTGCTGGATGGATGGCCAACCCATCACCTGTGCCTCATCCTTCTGCTTCCGCTGGACCTATTGGTTTGGCCGCAGCTAGCAATCCAG GAGCCCATTTAAAGCGCCCTAGAACTCCTCCTACCAATAACCCAGCTATGGACTATCAAACAGCAGATTCTGAACATGTTCTGAAGAGATCAAGACCTTTTGGAGTAACAGATGAG GCAAATAATCTGCCAGTAGTTTATCCTAACCAGAGCCATGGTCAGAGTTCCTATTCTACTGATGACTTGCCCAGAAATGTAGTTATGACAATAAATCCAGGTTCAGCTGTGAAGAGTATGGATTTCCACCCAGGGCAACAAATTCTACTACTTG TTGGAACAAATGTTGGTGATGTCATGATATATGAATTACCAAATCATGAAAGAATTGCTATTAGGAACTTCAAAGCGTGGGACCTTGCCCAATGTTCAGTGGCTCTGCAg GCAACTTTGGCCAATGATTATACAGCATCGATCAATCGTGTGGTTTGGAGTCCTGATGGAAATCTTTTCG GTGTTGCGTACTCTAAGCATATAGTTCACATATActcctaccatggtggtgatgatTTAAGAAATCACCTAGAG ATTGAGGCACATGCTGGCAGTGTGAATGATCTTGCCTTCGCATATCCAAACAAGCAGCTCTGCATTGTGACTTGTGGCGGGGATGGGGTTATTAAG GTGTGGGATGCTGTCACTGGGTCTAAGCAGCATACATTTGAGGGTCACGAAGCACCCGTATACTCTGTGTGCCCACATCACAAGGAGAGTATTCAG TTTATTTTCTCCACAGCAACTGATGGAAAAATAAAGGCATGGCTTTACGATAATATGGGCTCGAGAGTTGACTATGATGCACCAGGACATTCGTCTACCACTATGGCATACAGTGCCGATGGAACACG GCTATTCTCATGTGGGACAAATAAAGAAGGGGAATCATACTTGGTGGAATGGAATGAAAGCGAAGGAGCTGTAAAGCGTACTTATCATGGTCTTGGGAAGCGGTCCGTTGGGGTTGTGCAGTTCGACACCACCAAGAATCGGTTCTTGGCTACTGGTGATGAGTTCATGGTTAAATTCTGGGACATGGACAATGTTAACCTTTTGACTAGTACAGATGCCGATGGCGGACTTCCG GCTTCTCCTTCTATTAGATTTAACAAAGAAGGAATATTGCTAGCTGTGTCAACAAGTGACAATGGTATTAAAATTCTAGCAAATTCAGATGGAATAAGGTTGCTAAGAACGGTGGAAAGTCGTACATATGATGCTTCCAGAGCTGCTTCTGTAGCTGTTGCGAAG GCCCCAGCTATAGGAACATTTGGGTCGTCTAACATAATGGTGGGAACAAGCATTGGAGATCGAGCAGCTCCAGTGCCAGCCATGGTTGGACTG AATAATGATAGTCGAAGTTTGGCTGATGTGAAACCTAGAATTGTTGATGAGTCGGTAGAGAAATCCAGGATCTGGAAACTGACTGAAATCAATGAACCGTCACAATGCCGGTCTCTGCGGCTTCCTGATAATTTAGCGGCAATGAGG GTTTCTAGGTTAATTTACACTAATTCAGGACTCGCCATATTGGCTTTATCATCTAATGCTGTACACAAGCTCTGGAAGTGGCAACGTAATGACCGAACCGCAATCGGGAAG GCCACAGCTAGTATTGTACCACAGCTTTGGCAACCTGCAAGTGGTATACTGATGACTAACGATATAAGTGATACAAACCCTGAAGATGCTGTTTCATGCTTTGCACTTTCAAAGAATGACTCTTATGTCATGTCAGCTTCAGGCGGAAAAATATCCCTCTTCAATATGATGACATTTAAG ACGATGACAACATTCATGCCTCCACCCCCAGCTGCCACATATCTGGCATTTCACCCCCAAGACAATAATATCATTGCCATAGGCATGGAAGACTCTTCCATCCAAATTTACAATGTTCGGGTTGATGAG GTTAAAACTAAGCTAAAAGGTCATCAGAAAAGAATAACAGGCCTTGCCTTCTCACATGTTCTTAATGTGCTTGTATCCTCGGGAGCTGATTCTCAG TTGTGTGTTTGGAACACTGATGGATGGGAAAGGCAAGCTAGTAAATTCCTTCAGATTCCAAGTGGGAGAGCTGCTGCCCCTCTTGCTGATACTCGGGTTCAGTTTCACTTGGATCAAATACACTTGCTGGCAGTTCATGAAACACAGATAGCCATTTATGAAGCACCAAAATTAGAATGCCTCAAGCAG TGGGTTCCTCGGGAAGCCAATGGTCCAATCACACATGCTGCTTATTCTTGTGATAGCCAATCAATTTATGTTAGCTTTGAAGATGGAAGTGTGGGGGTTCTCACTGCTACATCCCTTAGGTTGAGATGCCGAATCTTACCTGCTGCATATTTACCACCGAATCCAAG CTTAAGAGCGTATCCTCTTGTTGTCGCGGCACATCCATCGGATCCCAATCAGTTTGCTCTAGGTCTTTCAGATGGTGGAGTGCATGTACTTGAGCCATTAGAATCAGAAGGAAAATGGGGCACCTCCCCTCCAACTGAAAATGGTGCCGGGCCCAGCACCACTTCTGGAGTAGCAGGTTCAGATCAACCTCAAAGGTGA
- the LOC126796174 gene encoding auxin-responsive protein IAA31-like produces the protein MELQLGLALPTNNSFPVKGGLDLNINDFLHNPSGSNKNKKRSFDQALEPSNASAGVPRTLPWLLWNNQQPNDDDDDDEDDTEHSSPYIIMTKNEEDGVVGWPPVNSWRKETFFHIHGDGGVRRRTVRVNGGGSTFVKVKMEGVGIARKIDLSQHQNFQTLLTTLMHMFDKSEMDSNNYKLAYQDREGDWLLAHGQDVPWRNFVRSVQRLKLIKRGNE, from the exons ATGGAGCTTCAACTGGGTCTCGCTCTTCCGACCAATAACAGTTTTCCAGTCAAAGGCGGCCTCGACTTGAACATCAACGACTTTCTCCACAACCCTTCCGGCagcaacaagaacaagaagcgTAGTTTCGACCAAGCTTTAGAGCCCAGCAATGCCTCAGCTGGCGTGCCTCGAACGCTGCCTTGGTTGCTTTGGAACAACCAACAACCaaacgacgacgacgacgacgatgaAGATGACACCGAACACAGTTCCCCTTACATCATCATGACCAA AAATGAGGAAGATGGAGTGGTGGGTTGGCCGCCCGTTAATTCGTGGAGGAAGGAGACTTTCTTTCACATCCACGGCGACGGCGGTGTTCGTCGTCGAACGGTGAGGGTTAATGGCGGTGGCTCGACGTTTGTGAAGGTAAAGATGGAGGGAGTAGGGATAGCAAGAAAGATCGACTTGAGCCAACACCAGAATTTCCAAACACTCCTAACAACATTGATGCACATGTTTGACAAAAGTGAGATGGATTCAAACAATTATAAACTCGCTTATCAAGACCGGGAGGGAGACTGGCTTCTTGCTCATGGTCAAGATGTGCCTTGGAG AAATTTCGTGCGGTCTGTGCAACGCCTGAAATTGATTAAGAGGGGAAACGAATGA
- the LOC126783724 gene encoding probable clathrin assembly protein At4g32285 — protein sequence MAPSTIRKAIGAVKDQTSISLAKVAGTIAPDLEVLVVKATTHDEDPADEKYIREIVGLTSHSRGYVAAAVAAISRRLSKTRDWTVALKGLMLVHRLLIDGDHALFEEEIAHAARRGVRVLNMAGFRDEAHSNSWDHGGFVRSYALYLDAKVEFEVGERRLRGVDNRIEENENESESEKERRTPVREMRPERVLARLSDLLMVLDRVLGCKPMGMAKSSRLVILSLYGVVVESFKLYVEICEALGVLLDRFGEMEYGDSVKVFDVYVNAAKVIDELLLFYGWCKDMGIARTSEYPEVLRITDRLLGTLDGYVKEKKDGRKSTPEREELKVDMNEIKALPAPESFAPSPSPPASVVQPKPASRPQRVTDELVNLRDDGVTADEQGNKLALALFSGPPTTNLNGSWEAFDTDGEPEVTSVWQTPAAESGKADWELALVETASNLSKQKADLAGGFDPLLLNGMYDQGTVRQHVNTSQLSGGSASSVAMPLPPGKGSTPVLALPAPDGTIQAVGQQDPFAASLAVPPPSYVQIADMERKQHLLTQEQLLWQQYGKDGMQGQVSLAKLSGGSGYYGPQPMMPYGMPQLGGYYYAPY from the coding sequence ATGGCGCCCAGCACGATTCGGAAGGCCATCGGCGCCGTCAAGGACCAGACCAGCATCAGCCTCGCGAAGGTCGCCGGGACCATCGCGCCGGACCTGGAAGTCCTCGTCGTCAAGGCCACCACACACGACGAGGACCCCGCCGACGAGAAGTACATCCGGGAGATCGTCGGCCTGACGTCACACTCGCGTGGATACGtggcggcggcggtggcggCGATCTCGAGGAGGCTGAGCAAGACGCGCGACTGGACCGTGGCGCTGAAGGGGCTGATGCTGGTGCACCGGCTGCTGATCGACGGCGACCACGCGCTCTTCGAGGAGGAGATTGCGCACGCGGCGAGGAGAGGAGTTAGGGTTTTGAACATGGCGGGGTTTCGAGACGAGGCGCATTCGAATTCGTGGGATCATGGGGGTTTTGTGAGGAGCTATGCTTTGTATTTGGATGCGAAGGTGGAGTTTGAGGTGGGGGAGAGGAGATTGAGGGGTGTGGATAACAGAATTGAGGAGAATGAGAAtgagagtgagagtgagaAAGAGAGGAGGACTCCGGTGAGGGAGATGAGGCCGGAGAGAGTGTTGGCGAGGCTGAGTGATTTGTTGATGGTTCTTGATAGAGTTTTGGGGTGTAAGCCGATGGGGATGGCGAAGAGCAGTAGGTTGGTGATTCTTTCGCTTTATGGAGTTGTGGTGGAGAGTTTTAAGCTGTATGTTGAGATATGCGAGGCGTTGGGGGTGTTGTTGGATAGGTTTGGGGAGATGGAGTATGGGGACAGTGTTAAGGTGTTTGATGTTTATGTTAATGCGGCGAAGGTGATTGATGAGCTGTTGTTGTTTTATGGCTGGTGTAAGGATATGGGGATTGCGAGGACGTCTGAGTATCCGGAGGTGTTGAGGATAACTGATCGGTTGTTGGGGACACTGGATGGTTACGTGAAGGAGAAGAAAGATGGGCGGAAGAGTACTCCTGAGAGGGAGGAGCTGAAAGTGGATATGAATGAGATCAAGGCTCTTCCTGCGCCGGAGAGTTTTGCTCCTAGTCCTTCTCCACCGGCGTCTGTAGTGCAGCCTAAGCCGGCCTCACGGCCTCAGAGGGTGACTGATGAGTTGGTAAATTTGAGGGATGATGGTGTAACAGCTGACGAGCAAGGAAACAAGCTGGCTCTGGCATTGTTCTCTGGACCTCCTACTACTAATCTGAATGGGTCCTGGGAAGCATTCGATACAGATGGAGAGCCTGAAGTGACCTCGGTGTGGCAGACGCCGGCTGCTGAGAGTGGTAAAGCAGATTGGGAGTTGGCATTGGTTGAAACGGCTAGTAATCTGTCGAAGCAGAAGGCTGATTTGGCTGGTGGTTTTGATCCATTACTGTTGAATGGAATGTATGATCAAGGGACAGTGAGGCAGCATGTGAACACCTCACAGTTGAGTGGTGGGAGTGCAAGTAGCGTGGCAATGCCATTGCCCCCAGGCAAAGGTTCGACGCCGGTGTTGGCCCTGCCCGCCCCGGATGGGACAATCCAAGCTGTGGGACAGCAAGAtccttttgctgcctcccttgCTGTACCACCTCCTTCATATGTTCAAATAGCCGACATGGAGAGGAAGCAACACTTGCTTACACAGGAACAACTTCTTTGGCAACAATACGGTAAAGATGGGATGCAAGGGCAAGTGAGTTTGGCCAAGCTCTCTGGCGGGTCTGGCTATTATGGTCCTCAACCAATGATGCCTTATGGGATGCCGCAGCTAGGAGGATACTACTATGCGCCCTATTAA
- the LOC126787753 gene encoding BRAP2 RING ZnF UBP domain-containing protein 1, whose product MFFLRVHSVDTNHAVSLEDAEFTTISAARSATAAAQSNPRFSERRGIAHLFRTRKGSSSLPSHGAAESTLLFVVAVPNYLSFNDFIRFCESRLDHVAELVFLRNDAMEDRYSVVIRLMNEVKAEGFYGSFNGKKYSPVEAEVCHILFLDSVDYTESAQIAGTPPDECTELPSCPVCLERLDADSSGIATTLCDHSFQCPCISKWTYLSCEVCRLCHEQDDNPACSVCGILENPWVCVICGFVGCGRYKEGHAKRHYEDTKHCYSLDLKTQQIWDYVADAYVHRLNQSKVDGKLGTDLNSHCRGSGGDCDGCECSEDSGISRALYSSKVETIVDEYNRLLASQLETQRQYYESLLMEAKSKTESSTSEALERAINLKIQDIQSKLEKSLEEKKAVAHIHQTLIEEQQTLSAKYKEAEEREAVTMRLRDEKILDLEEQIRDLTVYIGAQKTLNDMNNSDDIKGGTLLPVPSKQSSSAKNRRQTKSSRRRS is encoded by the exons ATGTTCTTCCTCCGAGTCCACTCAGTGGACACCAACCACGCCGTCAGCCTCGAAGACGCCGAGTTCACCACCATCTCCGCCGCCAGGTCCGCCACCGCCGCGGCGCAATCCAACCCTAGGTTCAGCGAGCGGAGAGGAATCGCGCATCTCTTCCGAACAAGAAAAGGAAGCTCGTCGCTGCCGAGCCACGGCGCCGCCGAGTCCACTCTCCTCTTCGTCGTCGCCGTCCCGAACTACCTGTCGTTCAACGACTTCATCCGCTTCTGCGAGTCACGCCTCGACCATGTCGCCGAGCTCGTCTTCCTCAG GAACGATGCCATGGAAGATCGGTACAGTGTTGTGATTAGGCTTATGAATGAGGTGAAGGCAGAAGGATTTTATGGAAGTTTCAATGGAAAGAAGTATTCGCCTGTCGAG GCTGAGGTGTGCCATATACTGTTTCTGGATTCAGTCGACTACACAGAGTCGGCTCAAATAGCCGGGACTCCTCCAGATGAATGTACCGAATTGCCTAGTTGCCCGGTGTGCCTTG aGAGATTGGACGCAGACAGTAGTGGGATAGCAACTACACTATGTGACCATTCATTTCAGTGTCCTTGTATCTCAAAATGGACATACTTATCATGCGAG GTCTGCCGATTGTGTCATGAGCAGGATGACAATCCAGCTTGCTCTGTCTGTGGAATATTGGAGAATCCCTGGGTTTGTGTAATATGTGGTTTTGTAGGTTGTGGAAG ATACAAAGAGGGCCATGCTAAAAGGCACTATGAGGATACAAAGCATTGCTACTCTCTCGACTTGAAGACCCAGCAGATCTGGGATTATGTTGCTGATGCTTATGTTCACCGTCTGAACCAATCAAAAGTTGATGGCAAGCTAGGAACTGATCTCAATTCACACTGTAGAGGTTCTGGAGGAGATTGTGACGGATGTGAATGTAGTGAGGATTCTGGAATTAGCAGAGCCCTCTATAGTAGCAAAGTTGAAACT ATTGTTGATGAGTATAATCGACTTCTTGCAAGTCAGCTTGAGACTCAAAGACAG TACTATGAGTCTCTACTGATGGAGGCGAAAAGTAAAACAGAAAGTTCAACTTCAGAAGCACTAGAGAGGGCTATAAATTTGAAGATACAGGACATTCAAAGTAAATTGGAGAAATCCCTGGAGGAGAAAAAAGCTGTTGCACAT ATCCACCAAACTCTCATCGAGGAGCAACAAACCTTGAGTGCAAAATATAAAGAAGCTGAAGAGAG GGAAGCTGTGACCATGAGATTAAGAGACGAGAAGATACTGGATCTGGAAGAACAG ATTAGGGATCTTACTGTCTATATTGGAGCCCAAAAAACACTGAATGACATGAACAACTCGGATGACATTAAAGGGGGAACTCTCCTACCCGTACCATCAAAGCAATCATCTTCGGCCAAGAATAGAAGACAGACCAAATCAAGCAGAAGACGGAGTTAG